DNA from Kitasatospora herbaricolor:
CGGCCGGCTGCACTGGGACGCCGCCGGGGAGGGCCCTCGGCTGGAGTCACGGCCGGCCGGCGGCACTCCGCTGGACGCCGCGCTCACCCGGCTCGCCAGCGACGCCGCCGAACTCCTCAGCGGCCCGCAGGCGGAGGCGATCGCGGCCTGCGCCGCCGGCGACTGCATCCGGTACTTCCTGCGCACCCACGGCGCCCGACAGTGGTGCTCGCAGCGCTGCGGCGACCGGGTCCGGGCCGCCCGCCACTACGCCCGCACCCGCGCCGCCGAGAACTCCTGACGCCGCCTCCCGCCGGCCCGGCCGTCGGGGCCCCGACCGGCGCCGGGACGACCGCCGCCCAGGTGACCCCGAGGCAGAAGCCGCCCGTACCGGCCGGGGCGCCCGCACGGGGACGGACGGAAGCAGAAAGAACCGGCGGCACCGGAGTGGAACCGTGCGTTCCGGTACCGCCGTCTCCTAGGGTGAGAGACTCACGCACTGCCCAAGGAGGCAGCCATGCGACGTTGGTTCATCATCCCGGGTGCACTCGCTCTCGCCGCGACGGTCGCGGTCCCGGTCACCCTCGCCGGCGCCACCGAACCGGCCGCCCCCGCCACCCGCACGGTGGCCGCGGCCGCGCCGGCCCCGGAACTCTGCCCGGTGGGCTGGGGGAGCCTGCCGAAGGACCTCTCCTCCGTCAACTCGCAGCCGCTGCGGAACATCCGCACAGGCGCGCACCCCTGCTACGACCGGCTGGTCCTGGACGTACCCGGCACCTCGACCGGTGCGCCGGCCGGCTACCACGTCCGCTACGTCACCACCCTCCACCAGGACGGATCGGGCCGGGCGCTGCCGGTGCGCGGCGGCGCGATCATCGAGATCGTGGTCAACGCGCCGTCCTACGACCCCGCGACCGGCGCGCCCACCTACCCGGGCCGGGGCGGCCAGCCGCTGCCCGGCGTCAACCTGGCCGGCTACCGGACCTTCGTCGACGCCCGCTTCGGCGCCAGCTTCGAAGGCCAGACCCAGATCGGTCTCGGCGTCCGGGCCCGGCTGCCCTTCCGGGTCCACCAGCTCGACAACCGGCTGGTGATCGACGTGGCACACAGCTGGACCGCGGCACCCGCCCGCTGAACCGACGGCCGGCCGGCAGCCCGGCCGGCCGGCACCGACCTGGTCGCTTCCACCCTCACCGGACCTCCCCACCAGCAGGATCGCCCGGGCCGACCGCCCGACCGCGACCGCACCCGCGCCGACCGGGCGGGCAGCGGACCACCACTCCTCAGGACAGCCGCGGGCGTCCCACCCCGACGCCCGCCCCCTCGAAAGGAATGCCGCCCGTGATCGCCAAACCGCCGATCCCCTTCGCCGACGACCCCGCGGCGCGGGGCTGCCTGCCGGCGACCACCTGGGAGCCGGGGGCCACGCCGCCGCCCTGCGAACCCGCCGTGCAGCCCTGGCCACGGTTCGACCTGCCGCACCGCCGCTGGGGCGTCACCCTCAGCACGGTCGGCGACGAGGGCCGGCGCGGCATCCAGCACTTCACGGTCTGCGCCGCGACCGCCGAGGAGGCGCTCGCCGCGGCGGCGGCCGAGGCGGGCACCGAGGCCGCCCGGCGCCATCGGCACGGTGCCGCGGTGGACCTCACCGGCGCCACCGTCGCCCCGGGCGAACCGTCCGCCCGCTGGCCGGACGCCCCGCCGCCCGCCTGACCGGGCGGCGGCACCGGGGCCGCAGGACGCGGTGCCCGAGGGGGCGGCGACCGCTCGCGTGACGGCCCCGGCGGCCGGAGTGCGGCATCCGACCGACCACCCTCGACCAGACGATGCAGGAACGCTGCAACTGGCCCCGGCACCTGCGCCTGCGTGACGGTGGCCCTGTGAACGCAACGCTGCAGAACTCCCCCGCGCGGGAGACCACGCACCACGGCCCGACCGTCACCGCACGGCCCGACCGCGGTGCGGACCTGCGTGCGCTCGTGGCGCTGGTCGCCCGGGGCGACGAGGCGGCCTTCGACCAGCTCTACGACCGGCTGGCCGGCCCGGTGCTCGGCGTGGCGGGGCGGGTGCTGCGGGATCCGGCGCAGTCCGAGGAGGTGGCGCAGGAGGTGATGCTGGAGCTGTGGCGTTCGGCCGGCCGCTACCGCCCGGACCGGGGCACGGTCCTCTCCTGGGCCCTCACCATCGCCCACCGCCGGGCCGTCGACCGGGTCCGGGCCGCCCAGGCCGCCTACGACCGGGACTGGCTGGACGCCGTCCGCTCGTACGCGCCGGTGTTCGACGAGGTCGCCGAGCAGGTGGAGCTCCGGCTCGACCAGGAGCACGTGCGGCGGCTGCTCGGGTCGCTGACCAAGGGGCAGCGGGAGTCGCTGACCCTCGCCTACTACGGCGGCTGCACCCAGGCCCAGATCGCGGCGCTCCTGGGCACCCCGCTCGGCACGGTCAAGACCCGGATCAGGGACGGCCTGATCCGCCTGCGCGACCAGTTGGCCGTGGAGTCCTGAGCACGCACAGGACCGCCGGGCCGGCCGGCCCGGCACGACCCGGTCCGGCCAGGCCCGTCCGAACGACGTCCGGCTCCGAACCTGCCCACGGCGGACAGTCCGCGGGGCGCCACCGCGCCCGGAGGGAGTACCGATGATCACCGTCGAACGCAGCATCACCGTCGACCGGCCCGCCGGGGAGGTCCTGAGGTACCTCGCCGACTTCGGCAACACGGTCACCTGGGACCCGGGCACCGAGAGCTGCACCCGGCTGGACGACGGCCCGGTGCGGGAGGGGTCCCGCTGGCTGAACGTGTCCGTCTTCCGGGGGCGCCGCACCCGCCTCGACTACCGCCTCGACCGGTACGAGGCCGACCGCCTGGTCTTCGTCGGCGAGAATCGCACCGTGACGGCGACCGACGACATCGGCGTCCGGGCCCGCGGCGGGCGGACCGTCGTCCTCTACCGTGCGCAGCTGCGGTTCAAGGGCCTCGCACGGGTGGCAGGTCCGTTCCTGCGCCCGGCGTTCGAACGGCTCGCGGACGAGGTGGCCGAACGGCTCCCCCGGGTGCTCGCCGCCGGCTGACGCCCGTACGCGGGCGCTCGGCCCGCCGACCCGGGGTACCCCCGGGTCGATCGCCGTCCCGCAAGGCGCCCGGTGCGAGTCCCAGTTCGCGCTCCGCCGTGGTGAACACGAGGGTGTCGAGCGCGGGGTGGGTGAGCGGCTGCTCCTCGTTCGCGTAGGCGCCGAGCCCGTCGATCGCGACGGGGATGACCACGCACGCCCCGGGGGCGTCCGAGGTGGTGAAGTCGCCGCACCGCACGCCGTCCTCGATCACCGTGGGCAGGGCGTCGCACGTGAGCGCCTCCTGCTCGGCGACGACCTGCCGCAGGTTCGGACGGTAGCGGGAGAGGTGGCGGGCGTTGAGCCAGAGCCTGCCGAGGCCCACGAATTCCTCGCCGCCGAAGTTGTTCAGGAGCCGGCTCGGCCGGCGCAGCGGCGGCAGCGGAGCCCCGGACGCCGGCAGCAGGGCCTCGCGTTCGCGGGTGACGGCGAGCGCGAACGCCTCCTGGAGGAGGCGGGGAGCACCGAGCACGCGCGGGAGATCCTGCGCGAGGCCCCGTCACCTCGTCCGGGTCCTTCATGCTCTTCGACGAACGAAGCGCCGTCCTGCTGACCTCAGTCCGGTGGGGGTCTTCGAGGTGCCCGAAAGCGGCCGACGGTACCCACCTGCGCACCAACCACTTCCTGTCCGCCGTCCCGGCCCGCGGTGAGAAGACCTGGCTGTACCAACCCGACTCCGGTGAGCGCTACGCCTTCCTCCGTGACCGGATCGCGCGGCGCCCGGTCGAGCGGGCGGAGGACCTGGTCCTGCGGCTTGTGACCGGCCCCGGGGACCGGCCCCGGGGAGCCGCCGGTGACCTGCGTACCCGACCTGACCGGCCCGACGGGCCGCCGCTGGGCGAGTCTGGCGACGGTCGTCCTCGACCCGGCCGCCCGCAACCGCACACGTGCTCGACGGCACGCCCGCCGAGCACGCGGCCCGGCCCCGGCGCTCGCTGCGGGCGTGACCGGCGCCCGGCCGGCGCCCGTGCGGGCCCCGGGCCGGACCGCGGAGTTGCCGCACCGGCGGCTGTCCGCACGGGCACTCGTCCGGTCCGGCCGCTCCCGCTCACCCGCGCCGGACGACCCGTCACACCGGCAGCGATAGGGGCGGGCGAGCGCTCGGGCCGGCGGGCCTCCGGGCGGCGGTCCGCGCAGCCATCCGGGCGGCTTCCCCGCAGCACCCGTGACCTCGCGCGACACCGGCAGTTGAGCAAGGCCGGCAGACCCTACCCCCGGAGGCCCCATGCGCACCGCCGCCCGTACCGCCGTCGCCGGCGCCCTGCTCCTCGCGGCCGCACTCACCGCCGCCTCCGCGGCGACCGCGGCCCCGGCGGACACCGTCGCGCCATCCCGCCAGGAGCACACCTACAGCATCCCCGTGCTGGCCGTGACCGACGTCGGGGACCTCACCAAGATCGCAAACCTGGGCACCGACCTCGCCGGACTCCTCGGTCACTGACCACGGATCACCGACCCGGGTCACCGACGCTCGGGCACCGGCGCTCGGCCACCGACGCCCGGGCACCGGCGCTCGGCCACCGACGCCCGGACCCCGACCGCCCGGACCGCCCGGCCGCCCGCCACGGGCCCGGCCGGCCGGCGGCCGGGCGCGCTCAACGCCCGGCCGGTACCGCCTGCGCCGGCCGGGCCCGCTCCGGCGCCTCCACCACCGCGAGGCCGGCGCAGACCCCGAGCCCGACCAGGACGCTGCCCAGCAGCTCGGCCGGCCGCAGCGGGGCCGTGCCGAGCACCGCTCCGGACAGGGCGGCGGTCACCGGGACGAGCCCGGCGAACAGCCCGGCCCGCTCCGGCCCGAGCCGGCCGAGGGCCCCGTACCAGAGCAGGAAGGCCAGCACGGTCAGGACCAGCGACAGGTACAGCAGGCCCGCCCCCTCGCCGGAGGTCGGCATCCGGAACATCCGGCCGCCGTCCAGCAGCAGGCCGGTGAGCCCGAACATCGGCACCGCGAGCGCCGTGGTGTACGCCGAGACCCGGACCGGTCCCAGTCGTGGCAGCAGGCCGACGGCCAGCAGGGAGAACGCGGCCTCGCAGGCCAGGGTGCCCAGCGCGTACAGGAATCCCGGCAGGTCTCCCGGCCCGGCGCCCTGGGTGACGGCGGCCCCGGCCACCACCACGGCGGCCGCTCCCAGCAGCCGGGCCTGCGGTCGGCGCCGGGCCAGCAGCGGACCGAGGACGGCGAGCAGCAGCGGGGTGCAGCCGATCACGCTGCCGACGGCGGCCGGGTCGCTGTGGCGCAGCGCCTGGACCATCAGCACGTTGAAGGCGAACAGGCCGGTGGCCGCGAGCAGGGCCAGCCTGATGAGTTCGGCGCGGCCCAGGGCGGGCCGCAGCGGGCCGCCGCGCCGGGCGAGCGGCAGCAGGACGGCGGCGGCGAGCAGGTAGCGCAGGGTCTGTGCTCCGTGCAGCGGGTAGTCGGCGAGGGCGGCGGTGGCGCTGGTGGAGCTCCCCAGCACGGTCATGGCCGTGGCGGCGCGCAGGGCGCCGGAGGCGCTGTCGGAGAGTGGCATGTCTGGCACGCTAGAAGCGGAAGTGGTCCGCTGGACAGATCCACTTCGGATGCGTCGAGGAGGACCACTTGTCGGAGCTGCTCATCACGGTCGACGCCGCGCTCGGCGACCTGACCGGCCAGCTGACCCGGGCGCTGCGGGAGGCCGTCCGGGCCGGTCGCCTCACGGCCGGCTCGAAGGTCCCGGCCACCAGGGCGCTGGCCGGCCAGCTCGGGGTCTCGCGTGGCGTGGTGGTCGAGGCCTACGCCCAGCTGGTGGCGGAGGGGTACCTGGTCGCCGCCCACGGGTCGGGCACCCGGGTCGCCCCCGGGATCGCCCGGCCCGCGCCCGCCGCACCGCCCGCCGCCGTCGAGACGCCGCCGGCGTACGACCTCAAGCCGGGCACCCCCGATCTCGCGGCGTTCCCCCGCGCCGCCTGGCTGGCCGCCACCCGGCGGGCGCTGGCCTCCGCCGAACACCGGCGGTTCGGGTACGGCGATCCGGTCGGGCTTCCCCGCCTTCGGGCGGAATTGGCCGGTCACCTGGCCCGGGCCCGGGCGGCGGCGGCCGGCCCCGGCGAGGTGACGGTGGTCGGCGGCGTCGCCCAGGGACTCTCCCTGCTGATCGCGGTACTGGCCCTGCACGGCCACCACCGGTTCGCCGTGGAGGACCCCTGCTCGCCCGGCACCCTGTCCCTGCTGCGGGCGCACGGGGTGGAGCCGGTCGGCGTCCCGGTGGACGAGGAGGGCCTCGACGTGTCCGCGCTCGCCGCCACCGGTGCCACCGTGGCCCTGGTCACCCCCGCGCACCAGTATCCGACCGGCGTGGTGCTGGCCCCGGCACGCCGGGGCGAACTCCTCACCTGGGCCAAGGAGACCGGCGGGTACGTGGTGGAGGACGACTACGACGCCGAGTTCCGCTACGACCGCGAACCGGTCGGCTGCCTGCAGGGCCTCGCCCCGGACCTGGTGATCCACCTCGGCTCGCTCAGCAAGTCGCTCGCGCCCGGCCTGCGGCTCGGCTGGGCGCTCCTCCCCCCGGCGCTCGCCCCCGACTTCCACCACGCCAAGCACTACGCCGACCTCGGCACCGGCGTGATCGAACAGCTGGCCTTCGCGGAGCTGCTCTCCGGGGGCGGCTACCACCGGCACCTGCGCACCGTCCGGGCCCAGTACCACCGGCGCCGCGACGCGCTGCTGGACGGCCTGCGGGAGCACCTGCCCGCGGCCGGCGTGCACGGCGTCGCGGCCGGCCTGCACCTCTACCTCGCACTGCCGCCTGGGACGGCGGAGGACCTGACGGTGGCGCGGGCCGCCTCGGCCGGCGTCCGGGTGGAGGCGGTCGCCCCCATGCGTCTGCGGCCCGGCCCGCCCGCCCTCGCCCTGGGCTACGGCGCACTGCCCCCGCACCGGCTCACCCGGGCCGCCCGGTTGCTGGCCGAGGCCGTCACCGGCTCCTGACGGCACCTGGTTCACCCGTGGCGGCGCTGGTGCCCGTCCGCCTCACGCACCGCGCCCCCGTCGGGAGCAGGCCCGCTCGATCTCGGCCGGGCACCGGGAGAGGCCGAAGGGCGCCTCCCGGACGACCCGGAGACCGCCCGGCTCACCGAGGACGACGGCCTCTGACTGATCCTGTGCAGCGGTCCGCCCGGCAGCCGGGACGCCGAGGCCCTCGACCTCGTCACCCTCCGGACCGCGCCCGCACCTGCACCCTCGTCGCACAGCACCCTCGTCGTCCGGCAGCCGACTCGGCAGCTCCCGGCCCCCGCCGCTCGACCGCCGTCCTCCTGACGGCCGGTCACCCCGGAGCGGCATGCGCCGGGGCGCCCTCGCGGACGGGCGAGCCACCCGGCGGCGGCCGGGCAGGCAGCCTCCGGCAGGCGCCGGGTACGGGTACAGGACCGCCGCCGCGGCCGCCCCCGAGGGCGAGCGCGGCGGCGGCCTCACTCCGACGTCTCTCACTGCACCGCCGGTCGGCGGACTTCCGGCCGGCCGGTCCCCACTCGGTGACGCGGTGCCCACCCGGCGTCTGCGGGGCCTAACCGGCCTGGTACTCACCCGTGTCCAGGCGCACCAGCAAGCCGGCCTTGCGCAGTTGCTCAAGATCGCGGCGGACCAGGCGAGGATCGGGGTACACCCGGTAGGTCTCCCGGGCGCGGCGCCAGTCGAAGGCGCCGCCGTCCCGGCGGATGGTCTCCAGGAGCTGTTGCCGGCGCTCGACGGCGGTCCTGGGCGCGTCGGCCGGCACGTCGGCTGCGGTGTGGTCATCGGTCATGGCACCCATTCTCCCGCGTCCCGGGAGGTGCTCGCGCCAGGAGGGTCGGCGATCGGCCGACCGGCCGGAAACCGGCCGTCCGACGCGGCCCGCCGGACAAGGGCCCCGAGATCGGGCCGGGGGCTGTCCGGCGTCTCCCGTGGAGGGGTCCGGGCCGGGCGGATACCGGGACCCGGGGACCGCGGACGCGGCCGCGTCCGAAGGCGGCGCAGGCTTCAGGACGCGGGTGCAGGCGTTCGAAGAGTTCGACGTCGAACTCCTCCACCGGCCGTGGACCGACAGGGACTCAAGCGATGCCGACCCCCGGCCGCCGGTCCGGCCTGCTGCGGCCCCGGACCGGAGCGGGCGTCGGGCCCCCTCCTGGCACCCGTCCGACAGTCCAGGAACGGCGGTCCGACGTCCCGCCCCGGGAGTTTTAGCGAACGCGAAGGCGATCCCGGTCCTGGGGGCGAACTGCGGGAGAGCCGTGACGAGAAGGTCGGCGGGCGGGCGTCAGGCGGAACCAGGCGGGCGTCAGGCGGAACACCGGTGCCACGCGGTGTCGAAGCTGCGGCGGGCGCGGTGCAGGCGGGAGCGTACGGTGCCGACCGGCAGGCCGAGGGTTGCCGCCATCTCTTGTTCGCTCAGGCCGTAGACGGCACGCAGGGTGAGGATCTGGCGGTGGTGGTCGGGCAGACGCTCCATCACGTCGGAGATGTGCACAGCGACCAAGGGGTTGGCGTCCTGGACGAGGTCGGGAAGGACGTCCGTCGGGGTTCCCGTCTGCTTCAGCCGGTTGGAGGTGCGAACCGCTTCCCGTACGGTCACCGCGCGGACCCAGCCGTAGAAGGCGGTCGGGTCACGCAACCCCTGGACGCCGCGGAAGATCGCGAGCATCGCGTCCTGTGCGGCGTCCGCGCTGTGTTCCCGGGCGATCGGGACGCAGAGCTGCGTGACGAAGGACGCGACGTGCAGCAGCAGGTCGTTGACCGCCCGGTGGTCACCGGCCTTGGCCCGCGACAGCAGCGCCGCGACGTCTCGCTCGTGCGGGGCGCTCGCGGCCCGGCCGCGCTCCTTCGGCACTGCGGCCGGGTGACTGCGTTCGACGGCGCGGGCGCGAGTGCCGTCGGGGCGGAGGGCCGGTGTCATCGTAGGCACGCTGCTACCCCACCGTCGCCGCGTCGTCGTCGCCGTGGCGGTCCGTGAAGGCGAGCAGGGCCGCCTCCACGTCCGCGCGGATCCCGGCGATCTGCCCGTGTCCGAAACACTCCGTGCTGTAAGGGAGTTCGATGGCGAGTCGGCCGTCGAAGGAGGTCACGCAGGCCATCAGCGGCCCCTGCCCGGCCTGCGGGTAGTACTGCTCCCGGACGGGGATCAGGCGCATTCCGGTGAGTTCCAGCCCTGGTGGGGCCGGCGGGCCCGGCACGCTGCCGAGGTTGGTCACGATGAGGCTGGTGGCCAGGAGGGCCGGGTTTCCGATCACCTCGGGCAGGATGTGGGTCTCCGGGACGAAGTCGCCCCGCTCGATGGCCGTGCGCAGGTGGGCGAGGACCTCGCGTCCGAGTTCCAACGGGTCGTCGTCGGCGCGCACCTCCAGGATGTCCAGGAACCCCGTGACGGCCGGAATCATCACCTCGCGGCCGATCGGTGGGTTCACCCGGCCGCGCAGGTCGACGGGCGACAGGCACCCCAGGGCCCGCGGTCCGGGCAGGCCGCCGATCCGGCGTCGCAGGGCCACCAGCAGGGCGCCGCTCACCAGGCCGTGCACCGAGAGGCCGGCGGCCCGTGCGTAGCGGACCAGGCGCGCGGTGGCCTCGGATTCGAGAAGCACGCGTTGCACCTGGACCCGTTGCCCCGTCCCGTCGCCGCCCGGCCCGGCGCCCGCGACCGCCGCTTCGTACGGCAGGAAGGCGATCGGACCGCGCTTCGACTGTTCGACGCGGCGGGCGAGGTGCTCCGCGATCTCCGCTGCCGAGCAGGGCGGGAGGAGGTCCGTGGCGGCGTCCGGCCAGCGCTCCTGCCGCGCGTCAGGCGGTTCGGCGCCGTCCGCGAGTTCGGCATAGGTCCGCCAGAGTGCGTCGTGCAGGGCGAGCGCGCTGTGGCCGTCCGTGACGGTGTGGTCCACGCTCAGGACGAAGGTGTGCTCGCCGCTCCCCCGGAGCAGGACGGCGCGGACCAGCGGACCGTCCGCCGAAAGCGGGGTGTTCATCTCCTCGGCGAAGGCGCTCGGACCGGCCTGCCGGACCAGCAGGGCCGGTGCCTCGCCCGCCAACGGCACGAGGGCGGGGGCGCCGTCGACCAGTCCGACCCGGCTGCGCAGCGAGGGGTGCCGGGCGACCTTCACGTCGAAGGCCGCCGTCAGCAGCTTCTCGTCGACGTCACCGCGGATCTGGCAGGTGAGCACGGCCCTGCTCCGTGAGGCGCTGACGTACAGCGTCTCCGCCGGGGACAACTTGCGGTGCATTCTCCACTGGCCTTTCATCGTCTTCGCCGGTCGGTGGGTCGTACGGGACTGGGTCGTACGGAACTGCGGCGGTTCCCAACTGCGGCCGTTCGGAACTGCGGCCATTCGGAACTGCGGCCGTTCGGAATCTCGGGGCGTCCGTCGTCGGTGGGCGCCCGGAGGCGGGCGGAACAGGAAGTGGCGCGACCGGGCCCCGCCCACCGGTCGGTGGCCGGCCCAAGGAGTCGCTCGGGACGGCCGGCGTCCGCACGGGTCGACGCGGAATCCGGCGGTTTCCGGCCGGGTCGACGCACCGTCGCCGCTTCTCATCCCGTGCCGGGGAAGAGATTCGACGCAGGGCGAATGAATTCAAAACCCATATCTGGATGAACTCTTGATGGCAGCCGAAGGATCTCCACCGGTCTTTTCCGAGGAGCGAACGACTGACCCGGTCCACGGCATGCCGCCATTGGCGGTGCGGCTTTCCACTGGTTTCCCCCCGAGTGGCTGGTACACCTGAAGTGACGTACGCCGACCAGCCCCCTCACCGCCGGGTGAGGTGGGCATGTCGCATCAGTCAAGCGGAGTCCGGTCTTCTTTTCAAGGGGGCCACAAGCGCCACGGGCATATCCCGACCCGCCCCCGCCTCCCGCACGGGGCAGTGTTCATGCAGGTCAGAGGGGATATGACGGAGCAACGGAACTGACGGTACGTCACCGCTCAGATGCACCGTCCCGCAGGGGAGACCCCGGGACCACCGGGCCGCGGGCACCCGACGGAACACGGCCCGCGCACGAGGGGCGCACTCCGGCGCATTCCCGACCGCTCTTGAAATCCACCGGGCACAAAGGGTTGAATGTGCGTCCGGGGGCCGAGTCGGCCTCCACCTTCCCCGCCGGGCGGTGCCGCGCCAGGGCGATTCCACGGCGGTTGCTCGACGCCGGTGTCCCTCCGCGCTGCCTTCGAGGGCGAACAGGACCACGACTGTGCGCGGGGCGGAAATCGCCGGCGCCGATTCGCCTCCGGCCAGGGGATTGCGGCCCCGCCGAACTGCGGGCCGCCGCGTGTCCCCGTGCACCGGATCCAAGCCTGCCGACCACCTGCGAATCCTCCGCCGGAGCGGCAGCCGCACACGTACGAGCCGGCCGCCCGCCTCCACCCCAGCCGGCCGCTGCGGCTCCCTGCCGCCCGGCGCCGGGCCCTGCCCGGCCTCGGCCCGCTTTCGACCTAGGACGATGCATCGTGCTTCAGGACCGCGACCGATCCCCCTCCCCCGCACCGGCGCAGCGCACCGCCCCCCGTCCGCCCGGGCTCACCGACGCGCAGTTGGGCGTCTGGTACGGACAGCAGCTGGACCCGACGAACCGCGTCTACAACACGGGCGAGTACGCCGAGATCCACGGCCCGGTCGACAGCGGGATCTTCGAACGGGCCCTTCGCCGCACGATCGGCGAGGCGGACACCTTCGGTCTGCGCCTCACCGATACGCCACAGGGGCCGCAGGCCACGACGGCACCGGAGGCCGTCCTCGACCTGCGACTGGTGGACGTCGGTCCGCAACGCGATCCGCGCGCGGCCGCCCTGGCGTGGATGCGCGAGGATCTGCTGAACCCGGTCGAACTGACCGAGGGGCCGCTCTTCGGCTGCGCGCTCCTCAAGGCCGGACCGGACCACTGGTTCTGGTACCTGAGGGCCCATCACATCCTGCTCGACGGATACGCCTTCACCCTGGTCTTCCAGCGCCTCGCCACGGTCTACACCGCGCTGGCGAGCGGGCAGGAGCCGGCACCGAGCCCCTTCCCGCCGAGCCGCCTACTGGTCGAGGAGGAGAGCGCCTACCGCGCCTCGGCCCGTTTCGACCGGGACCGCGCCTACTGGACGGAGCGGTTCGCCGACGCCCCCGAGATCGCCACCCTCGCCGACGGCGCCGCGCCGCCTTCCGCGCCCTTCCTGCGCCGCACCACCGATCTGGACGGCCCGGCCGGCGAAAGGCTGACGGCCGCCGCCGCCCGCCTGGGTGGCGGGCGCGCCGACCTCTTCCTGGCGGCGGCGGCGGGGTACGTGCACCGGGCCACCGGCGCCCCGGACGTCGTGCTCGGCGTGACCACCATGAGCCGCCCCGGATCAGCGGCCCTGCGGGCTCCCGCCACGGTGTCGAACATCCTCCCGCTGCGGGTCGCGGTAGCACCCGGCGCCTCCGTCGCCGACCTGGTCCGCTCGACGGCGGCCGAACTGCGCGAGGTCCGCAGGCACCAGCAGTACCGTGGCGAGGACCTCCGCCGTGACCTCAAACTCCTGGGCAGCGGAAGGCCGTTGTACGGTCCGGTGCTCAACCTCGTGCCGTTCTCCCACGACCTGCGCTTCGGTGAGCACCCCGCCACCGCGGGCCACCTGACCGGCGGCGTGGTCGAGGACCTGACGATCACCGTCCGCCCGGGGCCGTCCGGTTCGGGGCTGCGGATCGACTTCGACGCCAATCCGGCGCTCTACACCGCGGCGGAACTGGCCGACCACCAGGAGCGCTTCCTCCTCCTGCTGGAGCGACTCGCCGACGCCCCGCCGGAGCTCGCACTCTCGGCGACCAGCCTGCTGAAGCCCGGTGAGCAGCCCGTCCCGTCCACCGACCGGCGGGTGCCGCCCCCCGCCGACGCCACCCTCTCCGCGCGTTTCGAGGCGCAGGCCGCGCGCACCCCCGAGGCCATCGCCGTCACCTGCGAAGGGACCGACCTCAGCTACCGGGAGCTGAACGCCCGCGCCAACCGGCTCGCCCGGCTGCTGACCGAGCGCGGCGCGGCCCCTGGCACGCTGGTGGCCCTCGCCCTGCCGCGCTCCGCCGAACTGGTCACCGCCCTGCTCGCGGTGCTCAAGTCCGGTGCCGGATACCTGCCGTTGGACCCGGGTTACCCGATGGAGCGGCTGCTGACCGTCTGCACCGACGCCGCCCCCGCCCTGCTGGTGACCGACTCCGGCACCGCTCCCCTGCGGGCGGCGGCCGGCATCCCCGCGGTCGTGCTGGACGACCCCGCCATCGGCCGTGACCTGGCCGCACGCTCCCCCGCCGACCTCGGCCCGGGGAGCGGCGCGGCCGCCCCGGAGGACATCGCCTACGTCATCCACACCTCGGGCTCCACCGGCCGCCCCAAGGGCGTGCAGATCCCGCACTCCAACGTGGTGCGGCTGTTCGAGACCTCCGCCGCACACTTCGCCTTCGGCCCCGAGGACGTCTGGACACTCTTCCACTCGTACGCCTTCGACTTCTCGGTCTGGGAGCTCTGGGGCGCGCTGCTGCACGGCGGCCGGCTCGTCGTGGTGCCGCAGGCCGTCACCCGCTCGCCCGCGGACCTCCTGGAACTGCTGCGCCGCGAACGGGTCACCGTGCTCAACCAGACCCCCTCCGCCTTCCAGCAG
Protein-coding regions in this window:
- a CDS encoding phthiocerol/phthiodiolone dimycocerosyl transferase family protein, translated to MHRKLSPAETLYVSASRSRAVLTCQIRGDVDEKLLTAAFDVKVARHPSLRSRVGLVDGAPALVPLAGEAPALLVRQAGPSAFAEEMNTPLSADGPLVRAVLLRGSGEHTFVLSVDHTVTDGHSALALHDALWRTYAELADGAEPPDARQERWPDAATDLLPPCSAAEIAEHLARRVEQSKRGPIAFLPYEAAVAGAGPGGDGTGQRVQVQRVLLESEATARLVRYARAAGLSVHGLVSGALLVALRRRIGGLPGPRALGCLSPVDLRGRVNPPIGREVMIPAVTGFLDILEVRADDDPLELGREVLAHLRTAIERGDFVPETHILPEVIGNPALLATSLIVTNLGSVPGPPAPPGLELTGMRLIPVREQYYPQAGQGPLMACVTSFDGRLAIELPYSTECFGHGQIAGIRADVEAALLAFTDRHGDDDAATVG